CGCCCTCACCGAGTCGGAGCAGAAGTACCGGGCAATCTTCGAGAACTCACCGGCGGGAATCGCCCACTTCGACCGGACGGGAAAAATCACAGCGGTCAACCATGCCCTGCCGCAACTGCTGGGCCGGACCCGCGAAGACCTGATGGGCCTGTGCGTGTCCGAACGCATCCGCGATCCGCAGATGCGCGCCGCCTACGACGAGTGCATGGCCGGCCGCACGGGCCACTGGGAAGGTTGGCACAAACCCGGTTCCGGTGACAAGGCCCGCTACTGGCGGGTGAAGTTCGCTCCGGTCTTCGCCGACACCGGCGAACTGGCCGGAGGTACGGCGATCATGGAGGACGCCACCGCGGCCAAACAGGCCCAGGAAGACCTCGAGGCCAGCGAACAGCGATTTCGCCTGCTCTTCGACCGCGGTCCGGACCCCTACGTCCTGGCCGACTCGGAGGGCCGGCTCGTCGACGTCAACCGGGCCGTGGTGGACATGAGCGGGTACCCCCGCGAGGAACTGGTCGGCCGGCTCTTCCACGAGCTGGACGTGCTGCCGGCCCCGCAGGCCCAGCAGGCCCGCCGGCTGCTCGGGGTCACGCGGGACCGGACGGCGGCGGAAACCCGCGAGTTCACCATCCAGCGGCGGGACGGAAGACGGCGCATCATCGAGGCCAATGCCTTTCCGGTCGCCCTCGACGGCCAGACCCTCTACCTGGTGACCGCTCGCGACGTGACCGAACGGCGGCAGACCGAACAGGCCCTGCGCCGGCGCACCGAGGAACTGGCCCGCTCGAACGCCGAGCTTCAGAAGTTCGCCTACGTGGCCTCGCACGACCTCCAGGAACCGCTTCGAACGATCACCAGCTTCGTCCAGCTCCTGGAAATCCGCTACAAGGAAAAACTGGGCCCGGAGGCCGACCAGTACATCCAACTGGTGGTCGACTCGGCCCTGCGGCTCCAGCGGCTGATCCGAGACCTGCTGGATTTCTCACGCGTCCACACCCGCGGCAAGCC
The sequence above is drawn from the Phycisphaerae bacterium genome and encodes:
- a CDS encoding PAS domain S-box protein, producing the protein MSNQELTKRFQAVEGMVRSLRDKCGQNLPEQLLDDVTAELLRIRHDLDAVWKGQQDLQRQVHQSSEKILQSNRQLERELEWRQVVENALTESEQKYRAIFENSPAGIAHFDRTGKITAVNHALPQLLGRTREDLMGLCVSERIRDPQMRAAYDECMAGRTGHWEGWHKPGSGDKARYWRVKFAPVFADTGELAGGTAIMEDATAAKQAQEDLEASEQRFRLLFDRGPDPYVLADSEGRLVDVNRAVVDMSGYPREELVGRLFHELDVLPAPQAQQARRLLGVTRDRTAAETREFTIQRRDGRRRIIEANAFPVALDGQTLYLVTARDVTERRQTEQALRRRTEELARSNAELQKFAYVASHDLQEPLRTITSFVQLLEIRYKEKLGPEADQYIQLVVDSALRLQRLIRDLLDFSRVHTRGKPFLPTAAGPVLKRAVENLEERIRDAGARITADELPVVVCDEAQLLQLFQHLIDNAIKFRGERPPAIHIWARRQENQWLFCVRDNGIGIPAEYADRVFVIFQRLHTRQDYPGTGIGLAICKKIIERHHGRIWFESVPGQETTFCFTVPDHQQYATLC